One part of the Arabidopsis thaliana chromosome 1 sequence genome encodes these proteins:
- the NUDX15 gene encoding nudix hydrolase homolog 15, translated as MFLLYRRLPSFARTTTTTLLCKSMEPAITATSSSSFGGGSSRLAALAQQLRQYKPPPSSSFDDSEEMQTDQETAGKVVSQVGFQESIAPLSKDPDRFKPKRAAVLICLFEGDDGDLRVILTKRSSKLSTHSGEVSLPGGKAEEDDKDDGMTATREAEEEIGLDPSLVDVVTSLEPFLSKHLLRVIPVIGILRDKNKFNPIPNPGEVEAVFDAPLEMFLKDENRRSEEREWMGEKYLIHYFDYRTGDKDYMIWGLTAGILIRAASVTYERPPAFIEQCPKFKYPKM; from the exons ATGTTTTTGCTTTATCGTAGGCTTCCTTCATTTGCacgaacaacaacaacaaccctTCTCTGCAAATCTATGGAGCCTGCGATAACAgcgacttcttcttcttctttcggtGGTGGCTCTTCTCGTCTCGCCGCTTTAGCCCAGCAACTTCGCCAATACAAGCCCCCACCTTCTTCATCGTTCGATGACTCCGAGGAGATGCAGACAGATCAGGAGACCGCTGGGAAAGTCGTTTCTCAGGTTGGGTTTCAGGAATCTATTGCTCCTCTTTCGAAAGACCCTGATAGGTTTAAACCCAAGAGAGCCGCTGTGTTGATCTGTCTCTTTGAAGGAGATGATGGTGATTTGCGTGTTATTCTTACTAAGAGATCTTCCAAATTGTCTACTCACTCTG GAGAAGTTTCATTGCCAGGTGGTAAAGCGGAGGAGGATGATAAAGATGATGGGATGACTGCTACCAGAGAGGCTGAGGAAGAGATTGGATTGGACCCTTCTCTTGTTGATGTTGTTACTTCTCTTGAACCATTTCTGTCTAAG CATCTTCTTAGAGTAATTCCTGTGATAGGCATCTTGAgggacaaaaataaattcaatcCGATACCAAATCCTGGGGAAGTGGAAGCTGTGTTTGATGCACCCTTGGAAATGTTCCTTAAG gatGAGAATCGAAGAtctgaagagagagagtggaTGGGTGAAAAGTATTTGATCCATTACTTTGACTACAGAACAGGAGATAAGGATTATATGATATGGGGTTTAACTGCTGGGATTTTGATCAGAGCTGCATCTGTGACTTATGAAAGACCACCTGCTTTTATCGAGCAGTGCCCGAAGTTTAAGTACCCTAAAATG TGA
- a CDS encoding guanosine-3',5'-bis (diphosphate) 3'-pyrophosphohydrolase, putative (DUF2215) (Uncharacterized conserved protein (DUF2215); CONTAINS InterPro DOMAIN/s: Protein of unknown function DUF2215 (InterPro:IPR019358); BEST Arabidopsis thaliana protein match is: Uncharacterized conserved protein (DUF2215) (TAIR:AT3G49840.1); Has 153 Blast hits to 153 proteins in 38 species: Archae - 0; Bacteria - 0; Metazoa - 67; Fungi - 0; Plants - 84; Viruses - 0; Other Eukaryotes - 2 (source: NCBI BLink).) codes for MTTSSSFLRLPHRIWFLLPLIVFLLLSYAAALKSVGPGEPALNISLRSCERIQVSGYSRTKLGKFANSLRVNLVPIPEKLHLKIQVCVHRNATLGMCHCEKSNWKNLQSSSVISPYDKQYIDVRFTGSEYQSSRSMITVNVTEEFHQWRIFCLVAGLIVILLAPVVSSWLPFYYTSSMAVGVFLVVLIIIFQVMRLLPTGRKNVMYLAFYGSVVGAGSFILHQFSMMVNMILVNFGLSEDMYNPVAILVLVGVVITGAAFGFWTVRKFVVSKDGGGVDASVAQFVKWAMRSVAATFILQSSLDTPMAMGAFVLASLFGFLVSKTKSFVGKSHWLVSAGERRPIMHGRAEFLSRPGGGGLWKSAKSVPSYSGSPSYDVIVSSPSSVNRRIPIGNQDYYSTFHTTPNRKRMSKREYDELTQETTREAMAGLAASPGFSDWLVEHADRIKLLPTDSSYDDELGSESDSTGEQSWTRFFW; via the coding sequence ATgactacttcttcttcttttcttcgtcttcctcatcGAATCTGGTTTCTCCTTCCTCTTATTGTCTTTCTCTTGTTATCCTACGCGGCGGCGCTCAAAAGTGTTGGTCCCGGCGAGCCAGCTCTGAATATTAGCCTTAGGTCGTGCGAGCGAATCCAAGTTTCAGGCTATTCGAGAACCAAATTAGGGAAATTCGCTAACTCTCTCAGAGTAAACTTAGTACCAATCCCAGAAAAGCTACACCTCAAAATCCAAGTTTGTGTTCACCGAAATGCTACACTTGGAATGTGCCACTGTGAGAAATCTAATTGGAAAAATCTCCAGAGCAGCTCTGTTATATCACCATATGATAAACAATACATTGATGTGAGATTCACTGGTAGTGAATATCAGTCGTCTCGTTCAATGATTACGGTCAATGTTACAGAAGAGTTTCATCAATGGCGGATTTTTTGTCTTGTAGCGGGATTGATTGTGATTTTGTTAGCACCTGTTGTTAGCAGTTGGCTACCGTTTTACTATACGAGTTCTATGGCGGTTGGTGTTTTTCTCgttgttttgattattatcTTCCAGGTTATGAGGTTATTACCTACTGGGAGGAAGAATGTTATGTATCTTGCGTTTTATGGATCTGTTGTTGGTGCTGGATCTTTCATTCTACATCAATTCTCAATGATGGTGAATATGATTCTTGTTAATTTTGGGTTGAGTGAGGATATGTATAATCCGGTAGCGATACTTGTGCTTGTTGGGGTGGTTATTACTGGAGCtgcttttggattttggacTGTGAGGAAGTTTGTTGTTTCGAAAGATGGAGGAGGTGTGGATGCTAGTGTTGCACAGTTTGTGAAATGGGCTATGCGTTCTGTTGCTGCTACGTTTATTTTGCAGAGTAGTCTTGATACTCCTATGGCCATGGGAGCTTTTGTTTTAGCTAgcttgtttggttttcttgttagTAAAACGAAAAGCTTTGTAGGGAAAAGTCATTGGTTGGTTTCTGCTGGTGAGAGACGTCCGATAATGCATGGACGAGCTGAGTTCCTTAGTCGCCCTGGAGGTGGTGGACTGTGGAAGAGTGCTAAGAGTGTACCTTCGTATTCCGGCTCTCCTTCTTATGATGTGATTGTGAGCTCACCGTCTTCAGTTAACCGGAGGATACCGATCGGAAATCAGGATTACTATTCTACATTCCATACGACGCCAAACCGGAAGAGGATGTCGAAGAGAGAGTATGACGAGTTGACACAAGAAACGACACGAGAAGCAATGGCAGGACTTGCAGCTTCTCCAGGATTTAGTGATTGGTTAGTTGAGCATGCTGACAGAATCAAGTTGCTTCCCACTGATAGTAGCTATGATGACGAATTGGGTAGTGAATCAGATTCAACCGGTGAACAATCTTGGACACGTTTCTTCTGGTAG
- the NUDX15 gene encoding nudix hydrolase homolog 15 (nudix hydrolase homolog 15 (NUDX15); CONTAINS InterPro DOMAIN/s: NUDIX hydrolase domain-like (InterPro:IPR015797), NUDIX hydrolase domain (InterPro:IPR000086), NUDIX hydrolase, AtNUDT22 (InterPro:IPR017397); BEST Arabidopsis thaliana protein match is: nudix hydrolase homolog 22 (TAIR:AT2G33980.1); Has 35333 Blast hits to 34131 proteins in 2444 species: Archae - 798; Bacteria - 22429; Metazoa - 974; Fungi - 991; Plants - 531; Viruses - 0; Other Eukaryotes - 9610 (source: NCBI BLink).) gives MFLLYRRLPSFARTTTTTLLCKSMEPAITATSSSSFGGGSSRLAALAQQLRQYKPPPSSSFDDSEEMQTDQETAGKVVSQVGFQESIAPLSKDPDRFKPKRAAVLICLFEGDDGDLRVILTKRSSKLSTHSGEVSLPGGKAEEDDKDDGMTATREAEEEIGLDPSLVDVVTSLEPFLSKHLLRVIPVIGILRDKNKFNPIPNPGEVEAVFDAPLEMFLKDENRRSEEREWMGEKYLIHYFDYRTGDKDYMIWGLTAGILIRAASVTYERPPAFIEQCPKFKYPKMVEKHTCMP, from the exons ATGTTTTTGCTTTATCGTAGGCTTCCTTCATTTGCacgaacaacaacaacaaccctTCTCTGCAAATCTATGGAGCCTGCGATAACAgcgacttcttcttcttctttcggtGGTGGCTCTTCTCGTCTCGCCGCTTTAGCCCAGCAACTTCGCCAATACAAGCCCCCACCTTCTTCATCGTTCGATGACTCCGAGGAGATGCAGACAGATCAGGAGACCGCTGGGAAAGTCGTTTCTCAGGTTGGGTTTCAGGAATCTATTGCTCCTCTTTCGAAAGACCCTGATAGGTTTAAACCCAAGAGAGCCGCTGTGTTGATCTGTCTCTTTGAAGGAGATGATGGTGATTTGCGTGTTATTCTTACTAAGAGATCTTCCAAATTGTCTACTCACTCTG GAGAAGTTTCATTGCCAGGTGGTAAAGCGGAGGAGGATGATAAAGATGATGGGATGACTGCTACCAGAGAGGCTGAGGAAGAGATTGGATTGGACCCTTCTCTTGTTGATGTTGTTACTTCTCTTGAACCATTTCTGTCTAAG CATCTTCTTAGAGTAATTCCTGTGATAGGCATCTTGAgggacaaaaataaattcaatcCGATACCAAATCCTGGGGAAGTGGAAGCTGTGTTTGATGCACCCTTGGAAATGTTCCTTAAG gatGAGAATCGAAGAtctgaagagagagagtggaTGGGTGAAAAGTATTTGATCCATTACTTTGACTACAGAACAGGAGATAAGGATTATATGATATGGGGTTTAACTGCTGGGATTTTGATCAGAGCTGCATCTGTGACTTATGAAAGACCACCTGCTTTTATCGAGCAGTGCCCGAAGTTTAAGTACCCTAAAATGGTAGAAAAACATACTTGTATGCCTTAA
- a CDS encoding uncharacterized protein (unknown protein; Has 5 Blast hits to 5 proteins in 2 species: Archae - 0; Bacteria - 0; Metazoa - 0; Fungi - 0; Plants - 5; Viruses - 0; Other Eukaryotes - 0 (source: NCBI BLink).), producing MSCKGDIVVGVEEGLFLLPSNLFNELFLDRPFPQSNRVGSYYDRKPRMWYALNHKGSMVRPNGDDKGAARVKPRGTGVFLPERPVSSSQEKLNNKPCPIISSHSRKIFLPKEWSY from the exons ATGTCTTGCAAAGGAGATATCGTGGTTGGTGTGGAGGAAGGATTGTTTCTCTTAccttcaaatctttttaatgAACTCTTTCTTGATCGTCCATTTCCACAG AGTAATCGAGTAGGTAGCTACTATGATCGGAAGCCAAGAATGTGGTATGCATTGAACCACAAGGGTTCCATGGTGAGGCCAAATGGTGATGATAAAGGTGCAGCACGAGTTAAGCCACGTGGCACTGGAGTGTTTCTTCCTGAGAGACCGGTGAGTAGCTCACAAGAGAAACTCAACAACAAGCCATGCCCCATCATCTCCTCTCATTCCAGAAAAATCTTTCTTCCTAAGGAATGGTCTTATTAG